Proteins encoded by one window of uncultured Draconibacterium sp.:
- a CDS encoding T9SS type A sorting domain-containing protein has translation MRFCLFILCIVFASLNTLGQVGELLWEDNFNTGELNLENWNIETGTGVNGDFGTGQVDRATDREENISFSNDVPGAEDGCLVITTRKEFYIDRNYTSGRLNTAGKKSWGPGHRIVARIFPRDVKQMGQGFAFWMMPDEIPEGWNSLMWPQGGEIDIMEYVGSIPFHNLGSVHYAWFWQNNEWAEWNHGHKGFYYSFETQQVPNPAEPGYGNYPPDENDSNAGSYGFHSYGIDWYADRMEFFIDNNVYHIHYLNDGGAYAVDGEDQSSVLTRDGKRVGTSEYSNHFNEWYPFEHKMYPILSAGVTGSDYSYGGPVNDEAEFPCSVFIDWLRVYKLDINVGVNQTGLREFQIYPNPTNENLTVNAKKPGDYEVKLLDISGKTVLQNTFNNTAKINTSAFQEGIYMILIDNGQQSFSEKIVIQ, from the coding sequence ATGAGATTTTGTCTTTTCATATTATGCATAGTTTTCGCAAGCCTGAATACTTTGGGGCAGGTTGGCGAATTATTGTGGGAAGACAATTTTAATACCGGAGAGCTTAACCTCGAAAACTGGAATATTGAAACCGGAACCGGGGTAAACGGAGATTTTGGAACAGGCCAGGTAGATCGTGCCACCGACCGCGAAGAAAATATCAGTTTCAGCAATGACGTGCCAGGAGCTGAAGACGGTTGCCTGGTTATTACTACCAGAAAAGAATTTTACATCGATAGAAATTATACCAGCGGCAGATTGAATACAGCCGGTAAAAAGTCGTGGGGACCCGGACATCGTATTGTGGCCCGAATATTTCCGCGCGATGTAAAACAAATGGGACAAGGCTTTGCATTTTGGATGATGCCAGATGAAATTCCGGAAGGTTGGAACAGTTTGATGTGGCCACAAGGTGGCGAAATCGATATTATGGAATACGTTGGATCTATTCCCTTCCATAATCTCGGCAGCGTTCACTACGCCTGGTTTTGGCAAAACAACGAATGGGCTGAGTGGAACCACGGACACAAGGGATTTTATTACAGCTTTGAAACGCAACAAGTACCGAATCCTGCTGAACCGGGATATGGAAATTATCCGCCAGATGAAAACGATTCGAATGCCGGAAGTTACGGATTTCACTCCTATGGTATTGACTGGTATGCTGACCGTATGGAATTTTTTATCGACAACAATGTTTACCACATTCACTACCTGAACGATGGTGGCGCTTACGCTGTAGACGGCGAAGATCAATCTTCGGTTTTAACCAGAGATGGGAAAAGAGTCGGGACTTCTGAATACTCTAATCATTTTAATGAATGGTATCCTTTCGAACACAAAATGTACCCGATTTTAAGTGCCGGCGTTACCGGAAGTGACTATTCTTATGGAGGCCCGGTGAATGACGAAGCAGAGTTTCCCTGCTCCGTTTTTATCGACTGGCTGCGGGTTTATAAACTGGATATTAATGTGGGTGTTAACCAAACGGGATTACGAGAGTTTCAAATTTATCCAAATCCAACAAACGAGAATTTAACTGTTAACGCAAAAAAACCGGGTGATTACGAAGTCAAACTTCTTGATATCTCAGGAAAAACCGTTTTGCAGAACACTTTCAATAATACAGCAAAAATAAATACTTCCGCTTTTCAAGAAGGCATTTACATGATTTTGATCGATAACGGACAACAATCTTTTTCAGAAAAAATAGTAATTCAATAA
- a CDS encoding family 16 glycosylhydrolase: MLKSFDRQKQNWPFLLAFLILMAPLNGCSEDGTDAGFTADFSYSFIDDNNVRFTNESQGDYLRLNWNFGNGETESTTSKTQSYDVYYPVAGDYDVNLLVMGLEGEQKSTSKKVNIETTDFAISFTAEPDATNPNRINLENTSEGDYDSFQWEFRNKIVTDETNTVAYFPYSGTFKIELVITKNGDTFSSIKNITIADDDPDYFSSLELVWEENFEGNEVNTDNWTFETGAGGWGNNELQNYTNGDNATVEDGILTITAEKINDDQVAGSYTSTRMISSGKKEFTYGRMEIRAKLPSGRGIWPAIWMLGANIGDAGWPACGEIDIMEYVGYEPNTVHATVHTPAGYAGNGDGSKKTLETAEEEFHVYGLFWTEKEMVFYTDSPENVTHRYAPSNKTDDNWPFDKPQFFILNVAVGGNWGGAQGIDNSIFPQTMEVDYVRVYQEM; encoded by the coding sequence ATGCTTAAATCATTCGACAGACAAAAACAGAACTGGCCATTTTTACTGGCTTTTCTTATCCTCATGGCTCCACTAAACGGGTGCAGCGAAGATGGAACAGATGCAGGTTTTACTGCTGATTTTTCGTATTCATTTATTGATGACAACAATGTTCGGTTTACCAACGAATCGCAAGGTGATTACTTAAGATTGAACTGGAATTTTGGTAACGGAGAAACCGAATCAACAACATCCAAAACACAATCATACGATGTTTACTACCCGGTAGCCGGAGATTACGATGTTAATTTATTGGTGATGGGTCTTGAAGGGGAACAAAAATCAACTTCGAAAAAAGTAAATATTGAAACTACCGATTTTGCCATCAGTTTTACGGCAGAACCTGATGCCACCAATCCAAACCGAATCAATCTTGAAAATACATCCGAGGGCGATTATGATTCTTTTCAATGGGAATTCCGCAATAAAATAGTTACTGACGAGACCAATACAGTGGCTTACTTCCCTTATTCTGGAACATTCAAAATCGAACTCGTAATTACCAAAAATGGAGATACCTTTTCTTCAATAAAAAACATTACCATCGCCGACGACGATCCCGACTACTTCTCGAGCTTGGAACTGGTTTGGGAAGAAAATTTCGAAGGAAACGAAGTAAATACCGACAACTGGACTTTTGAAACCGGTGCAGGAGGCTGGGGAAACAACGAACTGCAAAATTATACCAACGGAGATAATGCAACGGTTGAGGATGGCATTTTGACTATTACGGCAGAAAAAATAAATGACGATCAGGTTGCCGGATCATACACTTCAACGCGCATGATTAGCAGTGGTAAAAAAGAATTTACCTACGGACGCATGGAAATACGAGCCAAATTGCCTTCGGGCAGAGGAATCTGGCCCGCAATATGGATGCTTGGTGCCAACATTGGCGATGCAGGCTGGCCGGCTTGTGGCGAAATTGATATTATGGAATATGTGGGTTATGAACCCAACACCGTTCATGCAACAGTACACACTCCGGCGGGTTATGCCGGAAATGGAGATGGCAGTAAGAAAACGCTTGAAACGGCAGAAGAAGAATTCCATGTTTACGGTTTATTCTGGACCGAAAAAGAAATGGTATTCTATACTGATTCACCAGAAAATGTGACACACCGTTATGCCCCCTCAAATAAAACCGATGACAACTGGCCATTTGATAAACCTCAATTCTTTATCCTGAATGTGGCAGTTGGTGGCAACTGGGGCGGTGCTCAGGGCATCGACAATTCCATCTTCCCTCAAACAATGGAAGTAGATTACGTTCGCGTATATCAGGAAATGTAA
- a CDS encoding RagB/SusD family nutrient uptake outer membrane protein, whose translation MKKLIYITFIAGLVLATSCSQDYLDTDNLYGKSLETFYSTPQDIKEAMAGVYNAIYTPNVHSNESVAASLMSDLMLGGGGADDKSAKWVDNFEDPAEDTYRDMWVQCYNGISRATAIIEKTAEADFSTFFSSPEEAQNFKDQAIGEALFMRAFYYFRLAKFFGGVPLIVTFDAPRDVPRATYTETFAQIASDLKLAIETMPSVAFQNIPESDYGHANKWVAEAYLARVYLFYTGYMTNIEGQSTTTLPLVDGGSLSASDVQSHLEDCMNNSGYGLVDDFRNLWPYSYVNIAANDTTVLPWAHQNDLSWVGQDGHTPTFGRGNNESMFVQRFSFGDWGWSNGNIYTNRLALFTGLRDNSLVPFGQGWGWCTVNPRLFTGWDDNDPRKLGSILQVGQADQGTGDYVGDKGDHETGFFNKKYTAIQYWDTEDQANVGMFVQLYGWGNTDMQLMHAQDFIFMRYADVLLMHSEISGTADGMNAVRARAGLEPVAYSLDALKEERMHELAFEALRWFDLVRWGDVNTAFDEVIDVRNSGSDAKYSVNYRPETKGLVPIPETEMRLANGAYEQNPGWE comes from the coding sequence ATGAAAAAACTAATATATATAACATTCATTGCAGGCCTTGTTCTTGCAACGAGTTGTAGTCAGGATTATCTGGATACAGATAATCTATACGGAAAAAGTTTAGAAACCTTTTACAGTACTCCTCAGGACATTAAGGAGGCAATGGCAGGGGTTTACAATGCAATCTACACACCTAATGTACACAGTAACGAATCGGTTGCAGCAAGTTTAATGTCTGATTTAATGCTTGGTGGCGGTGGTGCTGATGATAAATCGGCAAAATGGGTTGATAATTTTGAAGATCCGGCAGAGGATACTTACAGAGATATGTGGGTACAATGCTACAATGGTATTTCCAGGGCAACTGCAATTATCGAGAAAACAGCAGAAGCTGACTTTTCAACATTTTTCAGCAGTCCTGAAGAAGCTCAGAATTTTAAAGATCAGGCCATTGGCGAAGCACTGTTTATGCGTGCATTCTATTATTTCAGATTGGCGAAATTTTTTGGTGGTGTACCTTTGATTGTTACGTTTGATGCGCCACGTGATGTTCCAAGAGCCACTTATACAGAGACTTTTGCACAAATTGCGTCCGATCTGAAACTTGCTATCGAAACAATGCCTTCAGTTGCATTTCAGAATATCCCTGAATCAGATTACGGCCATGCAAATAAATGGGTAGCAGAAGCATATCTGGCCAGAGTTTATTTGTTCTATACCGGTTACATGACCAATATTGAAGGTCAGTCTACTACTACATTACCTCTTGTTGACGGCGGTTCGTTGTCAGCATCAGATGTACAGAGCCATTTGGAAGACTGTATGAATAACAGCGGTTACGGACTTGTTGATGATTTCAGAAACCTGTGGCCTTATTCGTACGTGAACATTGCAGCCAACGATACAACCGTATTACCATGGGCACATCAAAACGATCTTTCGTGGGTTGGTCAGGATGGTCATACTCCTACATTTGGTCGCGGAAATAATGAATCTATGTTTGTACAACGATTCTCTTTTGGCGACTGGGGATGGTCAAACGGAAATATTTACACCAACAGACTTGCTTTATTCACAGGCCTTAGAGATAACTCTTTAGTGCCATTTGGTCAAGGCTGGGGATGGTGTACTGTAAATCCAAGATTATTTACCGGATGGGATGATAACGATCCAAGAAAATTGGGTTCGATCCTTCAGGTTGGTCAGGCAGATCAGGGAACCGGTGACTATGTTGGAGATAAAGGTGATCACGAAACAGGCTTTTTCAACAAGAAATATACTGCCATTCAATACTGGGATACTGAAGACCAGGCAAATGTTGGTATGTTCGTTCAATTGTACGGCTGGGGAAATACCGATATGCAGTTAATGCACGCACAGGATTTCATTTTTATGCGCTACGCCGATGTATTATTAATGCATTCAGAAATTTCAGGAACTGCAGATGGAATGAACGCTGTAAGAGCTAGAGCTGGATTAGAGCCTGTAGCTTATTCGCTTGACGCACTGAAAGAAGAAAGAATGCATGAATTAGCTTTTGAAGCATTGCGTTGGTTCGACCTTGTGAGATGGGGCGATGTTAATACAGCATTTGACGAAGTTATTGATGTGAGAAACTCTGGATCTGACGCCAAATACAGCGTTAATTACCGCCCGGAAACCAAAGGACTGGTTCCGATTCCTGAAACCGAAATGCGATTGGCAAACGGTGCTTATGAACAAAACCCTGGATGGGAATAA